A portion of the bacterium genome contains these proteins:
- a CDS encoding NADP-dependent isocitrate dehydrogenase, whose translation MSKIKVANPIVEMDGDEMTRIIWKMIKDKLINPYLDIDIRYFDLSIEHRDETDDKVTVEAANATKEHGVAVKCATITPDEARVKEFSLKKMWPSPNGTIRNILNGTVFREPIICKNVPRLVPGWTQPIVIGRHAYGDQYRATNFVVPGAGKLTISFKPADGGAPIEHEVFSFPGSGVAMGMFNLDESIRGFARSCLNYGITKKWPVYLSTKNTILKAYDGRFKDIFQEIYEKEFKAEFEKLGIFYEHRLIDDMVAYCLKSEGAFVWACKNYDGDVQSDTVAQGFGSLGLMTSVLVSPDGKTVEAEAAHGTVTRHYRQHQQGKETSTNSIASIFAWTRGLGYRAKFDGNKELAAFAELLEQTTIGTVEAGFMTKDLALLVGNNQAYLSTGAFIDKVAERFNSALNNNLKKSA comes from the coding sequence ATGTCAAAAATCAAGGTAGCAAACCCCATCGTGGAGATGGACGGCGACGAGATGACGCGCATCATCTGGAAGATGATCAAGGACAAGCTCATCAACCCCTACCTCGATATCGACATCCGTTATTTCGATCTCTCCATCGAGCACCGGGACGAAACCGACGACAAGGTGACGGTCGAAGCCGCCAACGCCACGAAAGAACACGGCGTGGCCGTCAAATGCGCCACCATCACACCGGACGAAGCCCGCGTGAAGGAGTTTTCCCTCAAAAAAATGTGGCCATCCCCCAACGGCACCATCCGCAACATCCTGAACGGCACCGTCTTCCGCGAGCCCATCATCTGCAAAAACGTCCCCCGCCTCGTGCCGGGCTGGACGCAGCCCATCGTCATCGGCCGTCACGCCTATGGCGACCAGTACCGCGCCACCAATTTCGTGGTGCCGGGCGCGGGCAAACTCACCATCAGCTTCAAGCCCGCCGACGGCGGCGCGCCGATTGAGCATGAAGTGTTCAGCTTCCCCGGTTCCGGCGTGGCCATGGGCATGTTCAACCTCGATGAATCCATTCGCGGCTTCGCCCGTTCCTGCCTCAATTACGGCATCACCAAAAAATGGCCGGTCTACCTCTCCACCAAAAACACCATCCTTAAAGCCTATGACGGCCGCTTCAAGGATATCTTCCAGGAGATTTACGAGAAGGAATTCAAGGCCGAGTTCGAAAAACTGGGCATCTTCTACGAACACCGCCTCATCGACGATATGGTGGCCTACTGCCTCAAGTCCGAAGGCGCCTTCGTCTGGGCCTGCAAAAACTACGATGGCGATGTCCAGTCCGACACGGTCGCCCAAGGCTTCGGCTCCCTCGGCCTCATGACCTCCGTTCTCGTTTCCCCGGACGGCAAAACCGTGGAGGCCGAAGCCGCCCACGGCACCGTCACCCGCCATTACCGCCAGCACCAGCAGGGCAAGGAGACCTCCACCAACTCCATCGCCTCCATCTTCGCCTGGACGCGCGGCCTCGGCTATCGCGCCAAGTTCGACGGCAACAAGGAACTGGCCGCTTTCGCCGAATTACTGGAACAAACCACCATCGGCACCGTGGAAGCTGGCTTCATGACCAAAGACCTGGCTTTATTGGTTGGCAATAACCAGGCCTACCTTTCCACTGGAGCCTTTATCGATAAAGTGGCAGAGCGTTTTAACAGTGCCCTGAATAATAATCTGAAAAAGAGTGCATAG
- the recA gene encoding recombinase RecA, with product MDKNKALEAALSQIERSFGKGSIMKLGQRPTVEVDAVSTGSISLDLALGIGGLPRGRIIEIFGPESSGKTTLTLHVLAEAQKKGGTCAFIDAEHALDPAYAKKLGVNIDELVISQPDTGEQALEIADTLVRSGAVDVIVIDSVAALTPKAEIEGEMGDSHMGLQARLMSQALRKLTASTSRTNCMIIFINQIRMKIGVMFGNPETTTGGNALKFYASVRIDIRRIGSIKDKDEVVGNQTRVKVVKNKVSPPFKQVEFDIMYGEGISKLGELIDLGVKTGLVEKSGAWFSYNSTRIGQGRENAKQYLRDNPAMAQEIENAIRKQAGQNTTMFEAKVTEEDSLEDADAA from the coding sequence ATGGACAAGAATAAGGCATTGGAAGCGGCACTGAGCCAGATTGAGCGCAGCTTCGGCAAAGGTTCGATCATGAAACTGGGCCAGCGCCCGACCGTGGAAGTCGATGCGGTTTCCACCGGCTCCATCAGCCTTGACCTTGCCCTCGGCATCGGCGGCCTGCCGCGCGGCCGCATCATCGAGATTTTCGGCCCGGAAAGCTCCGGTAAAACCACCCTCACGCTGCATGTGCTGGCAGAGGCTCAGAAGAAAGGCGGCACCTGCGCCTTCATCGATGCCGAGCACGCGCTCGACCCCGCCTATGCCAAAAAGCTCGGCGTGAATATCGACGAACTCGTCATCTCCCAGCCTGACACCGGCGAGCAGGCGCTCGAGATTGCCGACACGCTCGTGCGTTCCGGCGCGGTGGATGTGATCGTTATCGACTCCGTCGCGGCCCTGACCCCCAAGGCCGAGATCGAAGGCGAGATGGGCGATTCGCACATGGGCCTCCAGGCCCGCCTGATGAGCCAGGCCCTGCGCAAGCTGACGGCCTCCACCAGCCGCACCAACTGCATGATCATCTTCATCAACCAGATCCGCATGAAAATCGGCGTGATGTTCGGCAACCCCGAAACCACCACCGGCGGCAACGCGCTGAAATTCTATGCCTCCGTGCGCATCGACATCCGCCGCATCGGCTCCATCAAGGACAAGGACGAGGTCGTTGGCAACCAGACCCGCGTGAAAGTAGTGAAGAACAAAGTTTCGCCTCCTTTCAAGCAGGTCGAATTTGACATCATGTATGGCGAAGGCATCTCCAAACTGGGCGAACTGATCGACCTCGGCGTGAAAACCGGCCTGGTGGAAAAATCCGGCGCCTGGTTCTCCTACAATTCCACCCGCATCGGCCAGGGCCGCGAGAATGCCAAACAGTATCTCCGCGACAACCCCGCCATGGCGCAGGAGATTGAGAACGCCATCCGCAAACAGGCCGGCCAGAACACCACCATGTTCGAAGCCAAGGTGACGGAAGAGGACTCCCTGGAAGACGCCGACGCCGCCTAA
- the alaS gene encoding alanine--tRNA ligase, which translates to MTKPTSINDIRRAFLDYFAGQGHKIMPSSPLVPHQDPTLMFTNSGMVQFKDIFTGKQKPESPRATTAQKCVRAGGKHNDLDNVGYTARHHTFFEMLGNFSFGDYFKTDAIPFAWKFLTEVLGLPKEKLLVTVYHNDEEAYGIWNKTIGLPPEKIIRISTSDNFWSMGDTGPCGPCSEIFYDHGPEIPGGPPGSPDEDGDRFIEVWNLVFMQYEQFADGKREKLPKPSIDTGMGLERIAAVLQGVHNNYETDLFVKLINAAERITGVKAEGKHTASFRVIADHLRASSFLMADGVVPSNEGRGYVLRRIMRRAMRHVHHIGYKGALMHQLFPALVTEMGEAYPELGRASAFIQQTLKSEEERFQSMLGRGMALLEDESKKIAEGGKLSGEVAFKLYDTFGFPVDLTADILRGQGKQVDQEGFDAAMARQKAEARKAWSGSGEKGKDSIWFGIKEQTGASEFLGYRLNEAQGVLKAIVVDGKQTDKAAKGQKVALVFNQTPFYGESGGQMGDKGTITFAGGAIVDITDTQKPLEEFLTHIGTVKEGSIAVGDAAELKIDIDHRDRTRANHSATHLLHAVLRRQLGGHVTQQGSMVSADRLRFDFSHNGALSREEWATIEAEVNRLIWQNSEVSTVLSTPDQAIEAGAMALFGEKYGDEVRVLSMGLPGEDGKAYSVELCGGTHVARTGDIGLFTILSESSVSAGVRRIEACTREGAWNALKQQQSLLLKAAGELRTGPNELPDRVATLSEQTRNQERELQQLKTKLATMGSGGGAGGTANDDKPETIGSVSFIGRVFDDLPAKELRNVADQFRAKLPSGVLALVSRDNGKAAVVVSVSNDLLEKLNAVDAVTSAVQAVGGQKGGGRPDFAQGGGPNADAADQSIEAVRHYVKAIAS; encoded by the coding sequence ATGACCAAGCCCACCAGCATCAACGATATCCGCCGCGCGTTCCTCGATTATTTTGCCGGGCAGGGCCACAAAATCATGCCCTCCAGCCCTCTGGTGCCTCATCAGGACCCAACCCTGATGTTCACCAATTCCGGCATGGTCCAGTTCAAGGACATCTTCACCGGCAAGCAAAAGCCGGAAAGCCCCCGCGCCACCACGGCACAGAAATGCGTGCGCGCAGGCGGCAAGCATAACGACCTCGACAATGTCGGCTACACGGCCCGCCACCACACGTTTTTCGAGATGCTCGGCAACTTTTCCTTCGGTGATTATTTCAAAACCGACGCCATTCCTTTCGCCTGGAAATTCCTGACCGAAGTGCTCGGCCTGCCGAAAGAAAAACTCCTCGTCACCGTCTATCATAACGATGAAGAGGCCTACGGCATCTGGAACAAAACCATCGGCCTGCCGCCGGAAAAAATCATCCGCATCAGCACCAGCGACAACTTCTGGTCCATGGGTGACACCGGCCCCTGCGGCCCATGCTCCGAGATATTCTACGACCACGGCCCGGAAATCCCCGGCGGCCCTCCCGGCAGCCCGGATGAGGATGGCGACCGTTTTATCGAGGTCTGGAACCTCGTCTTCATGCAGTACGAGCAATTCGCTGACGGCAAGCGCGAGAAACTCCCCAAACCCTCCATCGACACCGGCATGGGGCTGGAGCGCATCGCCGCCGTGCTGCAGGGCGTGCATAATAATTACGAGACCGACCTCTTCGTCAAACTCATCAACGCCGCCGAGCGCATCACCGGCGTGAAGGCCGAAGGCAAACACACCGCTTCCTTCCGCGTCATTGCCGATCACCTTCGCGCCAGCAGCTTCCTGATGGCCGATGGCGTCGTGCCGTCCAACGAGGGCAGGGGCTATGTCCTTCGCCGCATCATGCGCCGCGCCATGCGCCATGTGCACCATATCGGCTACAAGGGCGCGTTGATGCACCAGCTTTTCCCGGCTCTGGTAACGGAAATGGGCGAGGCCTATCCCGAACTCGGCCGCGCCAGCGCCTTCATCCAGCAAACCCTCAAATCCGAGGAAGAGCGCTTCCAGTCCATGCTCGGCCGCGGCATGGCCCTGCTGGAGGATGAATCCAAAAAAATCGCCGAAGGCGGCAAGCTCTCCGGCGAGGTCGCCTTCAAGCTTTACGATACATTCGGCTTCCCGGTGGACCTCACCGCCGACATCCTGCGCGGTCAGGGCAAGCAGGTGGACCAGGAAGGCTTCGACGCCGCCATGGCCCGCCAGAAGGCCGAAGCCCGCAAAGCCTGGTCCGGCAGCGGCGAAAAAGGCAAGGACAGCATCTGGTTCGGCATCAAGGAGCAAACCGGTGCGAGCGAGTTCCTCGGCTATCGCCTGAACGAAGCCCAGGGTGTGCTGAAAGCCATCGTGGTGGACGGCAAACAGACCGACAAAGCCGCCAAAGGCCAAAAGGTCGCACTCGTCTTCAACCAGACGCCTTTCTACGGCGAATCCGGCGGCCAGATGGGCGACAAAGGCACCATCACCTTCGCGGGCGGCGCTATAGTCGACATTACCGACACCCAAAAGCCGCTGGAAGAATTCCTCACCCACATCGGCACCGTGAAGGAAGGCTCCATCGCCGTGGGCGATGCCGCCGAACTGAAAATCGACATCGACCACCGCGACCGCACCCGCGCGAACCATTCCGCCACGCACCTGCTCCATGCCGTGCTGCGCAGGCAGCTGGGCGGCCATGTTACCCAGCAGGGCTCCATGGTCTCCGCCGACCGCCTGCGGTTCGACTTCTCCCATAACGGCGCCCTCAGCCGCGAGGAATGGGCCACCATCGAAGCCGAGGTCAACCGCCTCATCTGGCAGAATAGCGAAGTCTCCACCGTCCTCTCCACGCCCGACCAGGCGATCGAAGCCGGTGCCATGGCGCTTTTCGGTGAGAAATACGGCGACGAAGTCCGCGTGCTTTCCATGGGCCTGCCGGGTGAAGATGGCAAAGCCTATTCCGTGGAGCTCTGCGGCGGCACCCACGTGGCCCGCACCGGCGATATCGGCCTTTTCACCATATTGTCGGAATCCTCCGTCTCCGCCGGTGTCCGCCGCATCGAGGCCTGCACCCGCGAAGGCGCATGGAACGCCCTCAAGCAGCAGCAGTCCCTTCTGCTCAAAGCCGCGGGCGAACTCCGCACCGGCCCCAATGAACTGCCCGATCGCGTCGCCACCCTTTCCGAACAAACCCGCAATCAGGAGCGCGAACTCCAGCAGCTCAAGACCAAACTCGCCACCATGGGCTCAGGGGGTGGTGCAGGCGGCACCGCCAATGACGACAAGCCCGAGACCATCGGCTCGGTCTCTTTCATCGGCCGCGTGTTCGACGATCTTCCTGCCAAGGAACTCCGTAACGTAGCCGACCAGTTCCGTGCCAAACTGCCATCCGGCGTGCTGGCCCTCGTCTCACGCGATAACGGCAAGGCCGCCGTGGTCGTCTCCGTCAGCAACGACCTGCTTGAAAAGCTCAACGCTGTGGATGCCGTCACCTCCGCCGTGCAGGCCGTCGGCGGCCAGAAAGGGGGTGGACGCCCTGACTTTGCCCAAGGCGGCGGCCCCAATGCCGATGCAGCGGACCAGTCCATCGAGGCCGTCCGGCATTACGTCAAAGCAATCGCCAGTTAA
- a CDS encoding NADP-dependent isocitrate dehydrogenase yields MPATPITVAYGDGIGPEIMEATLHILRKAGANLQIEVIEVGAKKYEQGHTSGLAPEAWESINRTKVLLKAPITTPQGGGYKSLNVTLRKTLGLYANVRPCVAYSPFVRTHHPAMDMVIVRENEEDLYAGIEHRQTNDAYQCLKLLTWPGSEKIVRYAFEYAVRNNRRKVTCMTKDNIMKLADGMFHKVFNEVAKEYPQIEAEHYIIDIGSARIATRPEVFDVIVTLNLYGDIISDIAADVSGSVGLAGSANIGKEVAMFEAIHGSAPDIAGKHIANPSGLLQGALMMLVHIGQSDIAAKIQNAWLCTIEQGIHTADIYAQGTSKVKATTEQFADAVIENLGKEPQVFRPARLGEGKQGPLTIKLKERPRAKKELVGLDVFIDFTGKPEELGKKLESIKVDGAKFTMLTARGLKVYPDPIKGLDCGDHWRAAFMASPEGGTITHKQVVQILEQASAVGLDFIKTEHLYRFDGERGYSQAQGE; encoded by the coding sequence ATGCCCGCTACCCCCATTACAGTTGCCTACGGAGACGGAATCGGCCCCGAAATCATGGAAGCCACGCTCCACATCCTGCGCAAAGCCGGGGCAAATCTGCAGATTGAGGTGATCGAGGTCGGCGCCAAAAAATACGAACAGGGTCACACATCCGGCCTAGCGCCCGAGGCCTGGGAATCCATCAACCGCACCAAGGTGCTGCTGAAAGCCCCCATCACCACCCCGCAGGGCGGCGGTTACAAAAGCCTTAACGTCACGCTGCGCAAAACGCTTGGTCTTTATGCCAACGTGCGCCCCTGCGTGGCCTATTCTCCTTTCGTTCGCACCCACCACCCTGCCATGGACATGGTGATTGTGCGTGAGAACGAGGAAGATCTCTACGCGGGCATCGAACACCGCCAGACCAACGACGCCTACCAGTGCCTGAAGCTGCTCACCTGGCCGGGTTCCGAGAAGATCGTCCGTTACGCCTTCGAATACGCGGTGCGCAACAACCGCCGCAAGGTCACCTGCATGACCAAGGACAACATCATGAAACTTGCCGATGGCATGTTCCATAAGGTGTTCAACGAGGTCGCCAAGGAATACCCGCAGATCGAAGCCGAACATTACATCATCGATATCGGCTCCGCCCGCATCGCCACCCGTCCGGAAGTGTTCGACGTCATCGTGACGCTGAACCTCTATGGCGACATCATTTCCGACATTGCCGCCGACGTTTCCGGCTCAGTCGGCCTCGCTGGCTCCGCCAATATCGGCAAGGAAGTCGCGATGTTCGAAGCCATTCACGGCTCCGCGCCGGATATCGCCGGCAAGCACATCGCCAACCCCTCCGGCCTGCTGCAGGGGGCGCTGATGATGCTGGTCCATATCGGCCAGTCCGACATCGCCGCCAAAATCCAGAATGCCTGGCTCTGCACCATCGAGCAGGGCATCCACACGGCGGATATCTATGCCCAGGGCACCAGCAAGGTGAAGGCCACCACCGAGCAGTTCGCCGATGCGGTCATCGAGAATCTCGGCAAGGAGCCGCAGGTATTCCGTCCCGCAAGGCTTGGCGAAGGCAAACAAGGCCCGCTCACTATCAAGCTGAAGGAACGCCCCAGGGCCAAAAAGGAACTGGTCGGCCTTGATGTCTTCATCGACTTCACCGGCAAGCCGGAAGAACTCGGCAAAAAGCTGGAATCCATCAAGGTGGACGGCGCCAAATTCACCATGCTCACCGCCCGTGGCCTCAAAGTCTACCCGGACCCCATCAAGGGCCTGGATTGCGGCGACCACTGGCGCGCAGCCTTCATGGCCTCGCCCGAAGGCGGCACCATCACCCACAAGCAGGTGGTGCAGATCCTCGAGCAAGCCAGCGCCGTCGGCCTCGATTTTATCAAGACCGAGCATCTCTACCGTTTCGATGGCGAGCGCGGTTATTCCCAGGCTCAGGGCGAGTAA